In a genomic window of Anaerolineae bacterium:
- the cobU gene encoding bifunctional adenosylcobinamide kinase/adenosylcobinamide-phosphate guanylyltransferase: MGETMIPRLTLILGGARSGKSAYAQRLAWERGGDRVLYVATAQASDEEMAARIAAHRAERPSTWHTLEASRAVGPSVRQWLATATTPLAVVVVDCLTLLVSNVLIAMGELPDPVQGEMAALAEADQLLAAVDELTSPLEARLSWIVVSNEVGMGLVPPYPLGRVYRDALGRVNQRIAAAADEVLLLVAGLPWRLKPTPWDDRRC; this comes from the coding sequence ATGGGTGAAACCATGATCCCACGCCTAACGTTGATTCTAGGCGGAGCGCGCAGCGGCAAGAGCGCCTACGCGCAGCGGCTGGCCTGGGAGCGCGGGGGCGACCGAGTGCTATACGTGGCGACCGCGCAGGCCTCTGACGAGGAGATGGCGGCTCGCATCGCAGCACATCGGGCGGAACGTCCGTCTACCTGGCACACGCTGGAGGCGTCGCGAGCGGTGGGGCCGAGCGTGCGTCAATGGCTGGCAACGGCCACGACGCCTCTAGCCGTGGTGGTAGTGGACTGCCTGACGTTGTTAGTGAGCAATGTGCTGATAGCCATGGGCGAATTGCCAGATCCGGTACAGGGAGAGATGGCTGCCCTAGCTGAGGCCGATCAGTTGCTGGCCGCTGTTGATGAGCTGACATCCCCTCTCGAGGCGAGGCTCTCGTGGATCGTGGTCAGCAATGAGGTGGGGATGGGATTGGTGCCTCCATACCCGCTAGGGCGGGTATATCGGGACGCGCTGGGGCGCGTGAATCAGCGCATAGCGGCCGCCGCTGATGAAGTTTTGCTCCTGGTGGCGGGACTCCCCTGGCGGCTGAAGCCAACGCCTTGGGACGACAGACGATGCTAA
- a CDS encoding TIM barrel protein, with translation MRIGSTSYVYPADILPNVERLAGLVDDIELVLFEVDEYGSNLPDATTVDRLNELAAIHGLTYTVHLPLDLRLADDGSAVHVSLEKAHKVIDRTSRLLPWGYIVHLNGDVLQDQPTPDQVKRWQERAQRSLEIVCTWLDDPRRLCLENVERWDPTAFAPIVQALPISRCVDVGHLWMQGADPLEHLGAWMERTRVVHIHGLAERDHQSLAHMPPERLDPMVAFLVQGFRGVVTLEVFGEADFFSSLAAWRAAVERVSRRWVKP, from the coding sequence GTGCGGATCGGTTCAACTTCCTATGTCTACCCTGCTGATATCCTACCCAACGTGGAACGGTTGGCCGGCCTGGTAGACGACATAGAGCTGGTCTTGTTCGAGGTGGATGAGTACGGCAGCAACCTGCCCGACGCGACTACTGTTGATCGGCTTAACGAGCTGGCGGCCATACATGGGTTGACATATACTGTGCATTTGCCGCTGGATTTACGTCTGGCCGATGATGGCAGCGCAGTCCATGTCTCGTTGGAGAAGGCACACAAGGTCATTGATCGTACAAGCCGGTTGCTTCCTTGGGGCTACATCGTCCATCTCAACGGTGATGTCTTGCAGGACCAGCCTACCCCGGACCAGGTGAAGCGCTGGCAGGAACGAGCGCAACGCTCATTGGAGATCGTTTGTACATGGCTGGATGATCCTCGTCGCCTGTGCCTGGAGAACGTGGAGAGATGGGATCCGACTGCTTTTGCGCCGATTGTTCAGGCGTTGCCTATCAGCCGTTGTGTAGACGTCGGTCATCTTTGGATGCAGGGAGCAGATCCTCTGGAGCATCTGGGGGCTTGGATGGAGCGCACGCGCGTCGTCCACATTCATGGCCTGGCTGAGCGAGATCATCAGTCGTTGGCGCATATGCCGCCCGAACGGTTAGATCCGATGGTGGCGTTCCTGGTCCAGGGCTTTAGGGGTGTGGTGACCCTGGAGGTCTTCGGCGAGGCGGACTTCTTCAGTTCGCTGGCGGCCTGGCGCGCGGCGGTGGAGCGGGTGAGCCGCAGATGGGTGAAACCATGA
- the cobS gene encoding adenosylcobinamide-GDP ribazoletransferase: MNDLLRALSLLTILPVRPRWDESVPLGRAMTFYPLVGLGIGGLLAAEAALLNLLNDIAGFTSLRATLLLVTWVAITGGLHLDGWGDACDALLSAVDRERRLEILRDPRMGSFGVIGIVSLLLMKLAGLQAIHDRAPLVLAPTLSRWFVVLAAAGWPSARPGGMGDRFRQGLHRWHVAWATLTALAAVVWFQLDGVIALMAALITGWMIARFAAGRLGGLTGDIYGAIIEGVEVIILVTLTLT, from the coding sequence GTGAACGACCTGCTGCGGGCCCTCAGTCTGCTCACCATCCTACCGGTGCGCCCGCGTTGGGATGAAAGTGTGCCGCTTGGCCGGGCGATGACCTTCTATCCGCTGGTGGGCCTGGGCATAGGCGGGCTGTTGGCAGCGGAGGCGGCACTTCTGAACCTGCTGAATGACATAGCCGGTTTCACCTCGCTGCGCGCGACCCTCCTGCTGGTGACTTGGGTGGCGATCACCGGTGGGCTACATCTGGACGGGTGGGGGGATGCCTGCGATGCGCTGCTATCCGCTGTAGATCGAGAGCGCCGGCTGGAGATCCTGCGCGACCCGCGGATGGGCAGCTTTGGCGTGATCGGCATCGTGTCGCTGTTGCTGATGAAGTTGGCGGGGCTTCAGGCGATCCACGACCGCGCCCCCCTTGTCTTGGCGCCCACTCTGAGCCGTTGGTTCGTCGTGCTAGCTGCGGCCGGCTGGCCCAGCGCCCGTCCGGGTGGCATGGGCGACCGCTTCCGGCAGGGGCTGCATAGATGGCATGTGGCCTGGGCGACGCTCACAGCCCTGGCGGCGGTGGTCTGGTTTCAGCTTGATGGGGTGATCGCCCTGATGGCCGCTCTGATCACCGGATGGATGATAGCTCGCTTTGCGGCCGGCCGCCTTGGCGGTCTGACCGGCGACATCTACGGCGCTATCATTGAGGGCGTGGAGGTCATCATCCTGGTCACGTTGACCTTAACATGA
- the cobT gene encoding nicotinate-nucleotide--dimethylbenzimidazole phosphoribosyltransferase has product MAIFDLIGQVLPLDEAAMAAARARQDRLTKPQGSLGRLEELSVQLAGIAGRCPPPIPTRKAVLVFAGDHGVVAQGVSAFPQAVTPQMVLNFLRGGAAINVLARQAGARVTVVDAGVAAHIPPMDGLVHGKIAWGTADFTAGPAMTREQAIAALELGARVVQEEIERGLDLLACGDMGIGNTTPSAAITAVITGRPPREVTGYGTGISPAALEHKIQVIERAIAANRPNPDDGLDVLSKVGGFEIGAIAGAMIAAGAARVPIVVDGFIATAGALIACALVPGLRPYLIAGHRSQEPGHDAALAHLGLEPLLDLRMRLGEGTGAVLAFHVVEAAARILNEMATFAEAGVSERLPG; this is encoded by the coding sequence ATGGCCATTTTCGACTTGATTGGGCAGGTGTTGCCTCTCGATGAGGCCGCGATGGCGGCCGCGCGCGCTCGCCAGGATAGGCTGACCAAGCCGCAGGGCAGCCTGGGCCGACTGGAGGAGCTCAGCGTGCAGTTAGCTGGCATCGCAGGCCGATGTCCACCACCGATCCCCACCCGCAAGGCCGTCCTGGTCTTCGCCGGGGACCATGGGGTCGTTGCGCAGGGGGTCAGCGCGTTTCCGCAGGCGGTGACGCCGCAGATGGTGTTGAACTTCCTACGGGGGGGCGCGGCCATCAATGTGCTTGCCCGGCAGGCTGGTGCCCGCGTGACCGTAGTAGATGCTGGCGTGGCCGCCCACATCCCGCCCATGGATGGGCTGGTTCATGGGAAGATCGCCTGGGGTACAGCCGACTTCACGGCAGGCCCGGCGATGACGCGTGAACAGGCCATCGCTGCCCTAGAACTGGGCGCGCGCGTCGTCCAGGAGGAGATCGAGCGCGGCCTGGACCTGCTAGCCTGTGGCGACATGGGGATCGGCAATACCACGCCGTCGGCGGCGATCACTGCAGTGATCACAGGCCGGCCGCCGCGCGAGGTAACCGGCTATGGGACTGGAATCAGCCCGGCTGCTCTCGAGCACAAAATCCAGGTGATCGAACGAGCCATTGCTGCGAATCGGCCTAATCCCGACGATGGCCTAGATGTGCTGAGCAAGGTGGGTGGATTTGAGATCGGCGCCATCGCCGGCGCGATGATCGCAGCCGGCGCAGCTCGCGTGCCCATCGTTGTGGACGGCTTCATCGCCACGGCGGGCGCGCTCATCGCTTGCGCGCTCGTCCCTGGCTTGCGCCCATATCTGATCGCCGGACATCGCTCGCAGGAGCCTGGGCATGATGCCGCGCTGGCCCATCTGGGATTGGAGCCGCTGCTGGACTTGCGCATGCGCCTGGGCGAAGGGACCGGCGCCGTGCTGGCCTTTCATGTGGTCGAGGCGGCGGCGCGCATCCTCAACGAGATGGCCACCTTCGCCGAGGCAGGGGTGAGCGAGCGGCTACCCGGTTAG
- a CDS encoding phytanoyl-CoA dioxygenase family protein — protein MLTQEQLAFYRENGYLLVKGLLTREEAEMYRRECHALAERLSAHANMDATWGSARKAVKEAEKTVVLHCHNVQFYSAAFSRLIVDERLTSIAADIIGSPNVQLHHTKMFIKPPEKGSPFPMHQDYPFFPHAKHTMIAAIFHFDDAPIEKGCVRIVPGSHKLGPLEHNPEGGWHLPFDQYPLEAAVPCPAEAGDVLFFSYLTIHGSGLNTSNEARTTLLVQMRDPTDPPTAQVHLSRGQGMMLRGIDPVAIPRGVE, from the coding sequence ATGCTGACGCAGGAACAATTGGCCTTTTATCGGGAGAACGGCTATCTGCTGGTGAAGGGGCTGTTAACGCGCGAGGAGGCGGAGATGTACCGCCGCGAGTGTCATGCCCTCGCCGAGCGCTTGTCGGCTCACGCCAATATGGACGCCACGTGGGGAAGCGCTCGAAAGGCGGTGAAGGAGGCTGAGAAGACGGTAGTCTTGCACTGTCACAACGTCCAGTTCTACTCTGCCGCCTTCAGCCGGTTGATCGTGGATGAGCGGCTGACAAGCATCGCCGCGGACATCATCGGCTCGCCCAATGTGCAACTGCATCACACTAAGATGTTCATTAAGCCGCCGGAGAAAGGCTCGCCGTTTCCAATGCACCAGGACTATCCGTTTTTCCCGCACGCCAAGCACACGATGATCGCCGCGATCTTTCATTTTGATGACGCGCCCATCGAGAAGGGATGTGTGCGGATCGTGCCGGGCAGCCACAAGCTGGGGCCGCTGGAGCATAACCCGGAGGGGGGATGGCATTTGCCCTTCGACCAGTATCCGCTGGAGGCGGCTGTGCCTTGCCCTGCCGAGGCAGGCGACGTGCTGTTCTTCAGCTACCTGACCATCCACGGCTCAGGCTTGAACACCAGCAACGAGGCGCGCACCACCCTTCTGGTACAGATGCGTGATCCTACAGACCCGCCTACAGCTCAGGTCCACTTATCACGGGGGCAGGGCATGATGCTGCGGGGCATTGATCCAGTCGCTATCCCACGCGGGGTCGAATAG
- the hemG gene encoding protoporphyrinogen oxidase, translating to MNGSASSSQPIPHVIIVGGGIAGLSTAYHLQKRAKAAGHPVSCTLIEQERRLGGKILTERIGGFVIEGGPDSFLTQKPWGVQLARELGLGDQIIGTNEGQRRVFVLHRGRLRPLPDGVMLIVPTKFMPFVLSPLISPLGKLRMGLDLFIPPRRDGQDETLADFIRRRLGEEALDKIAEPLMSGIHNAESDRQSILATFPRFRALEEKYGSLIRGMLAMRRQASAASPNGREAFTGAFASLRGGLGDLVEALVSALDKTSLLTGQRVGEIRYDPDTLSPYQVRLADGKELIGNAVVLATPAYVSADLVASFAPELAAGLRAIRYVSTGTISLAYRRGEIGHPLNGFGFVIPRSERRWINACTWTSTKFSHRAPDDHVLVRVFFGGSRHPEMVEWPDERLLATVQDELRGIMGITARPVLVRIYRWPLANPQYDVGHLDRVARLEALCPSGLYLTGSAYWGLGIPDCIRQGEETAARVLAGFCSK from the coding sequence ATGAACGGCTCAGCGAGCTCGTCTCAACCCATTCCTCACGTGATCATCGTCGGCGGGGGCATCGCCGGCCTAAGCACCGCGTATCATCTCCAGAAACGGGCAAAAGCTGCCGGTCATCCGGTCTCCTGTACGCTCATCGAACAGGAGCGCCGCCTGGGCGGTAAGATCCTCACCGAGCGCATCGGCGGTTTCGTGATCGAAGGTGGCCCCGATAGCTTCCTGACTCAGAAGCCATGGGGTGTGCAACTGGCCCGCGAGCTGGGGCTGGGAGATCAAATCATCGGCACAAACGAGGGCCAGCGTAGAGTCTTCGTGTTGCACCGGGGCCGGCTGCGGCCGTTGCCTGACGGCGTGATGCTGATCGTGCCCACGAAGTTCATGCCCTTTGTGCTCTCGCCGCTGATCTCGCCGTTGGGCAAGCTACGCATGGGGTTAGATCTGTTCATCCCACCGAGGCGTGATGGACAGGACGAGACACTGGCCGATTTCATTCGCCGCCGACTGGGAGAGGAGGCGTTGGACAAGATCGCCGAGCCGCTGATGTCGGGTATCCACAACGCGGAGTCCGATCGACAAAGCATCCTGGCCACCTTCCCGCGCTTTCGCGCTCTGGAGGAGAAATATGGGAGCCTGATCCGCGGCATGTTAGCAATGCGCCGGCAGGCGAGCGCCGCCAGCCCAAATGGGAGAGAGGCATTCACCGGCGCCTTCGCCTCACTCCGCGGCGGCCTCGGCGATCTGGTGGAGGCGCTGGTGAGCGCCCTAGACAAGACCTCCTTGCTCACCGGGCAACGCGTCGGGGAGATCCGCTACGATCCCGACACGTTGTCGCCTTATCAGGTCCGTCTGGCGGATGGCAAAGAGCTCATCGGCAACGCGGTGGTGCTGGCGACGCCGGCCTACGTCTCGGCGGATTTGGTCGCCTCGTTTGCTCCTGAGCTGGCGGCTGGGCTTCGTGCGATCCGCTATGTTTCCACCGGCACGATCTCCCTGGCCTATCGCCGGGGTGAGATCGGCCATCCCTTGAACGGCTTTGGGTTTGTGATCCCCCGTAGCGAACGACGTTGGATCAACGCCTGTACCTGGACTTCGACCAAATTCAGCCATCGCGCTCCGGATGATCACGTGCTGGTGCGCGTCTTCTTCGGTGGCTCTCGCCATCCGGAGATGGTGGAATGGCCGGACGAGCGGCTGTTGGCCACGGTACAGGATGAGCTGCGGGGTATTATGGGCATTACGGCTCGGCCCGTCCTCGTCCGCATCTATCGCTGGCCGCTCGCCAACCCTCAGTACGATGTCGGCCATCTCGACCGCGTCGCTCGGCTGGAGGCGCTTTGTCCTTCAGGCCTCTACCTTACGGGTAGCGCCTATTGGGGCCTTGGCATCCCTGACTGTATCCGGCAGGGGGAGGAGACGGCTGCCAGGGTACTGGCCGGGTTTTGCTCAAAGTAG
- the hemH gene encoding ferrochelatase, which translates to MLIPTEVPTGVLLMAYGGPESLDDVEPYLLDVRGGRPTPPELLHEVRERYRLIGGRSPLREITERVAHRLQAAIGLPVFVGMRHWHPYIREAVRQMVDETGLQRIVGICMTPHYSEMSVGLYRQRLEEALAETHRAVDLRFVPHWHTQPHYLDGLATSVLEALQRFPPEAHDQVKVIFTAHSLPASILARGDPYDQQLRETARLLAERLALSPERWTFCYQSAPKADIPWLGPPIEEVVVELADAGERNLLIAPIGFLADHVEVLYDIDIAVRQLAQAHGARVERAEMLNDRPPLIAALADLVRVAVQAPMADVRGGSPR; encoded by the coding sequence GTGCTCATTCCAACTGAGGTGCCTACCGGTGTGCTGCTGATGGCTTACGGCGGCCCCGAATCTTTGGACGATGTGGAGCCGTATCTGTTAGATGTGCGCGGCGGACGTCCCACTCCCCCCGAGCTACTCCATGAGGTTCGCGAGCGTTACCGGCTGATCGGCGGTCGTTCGCCCCTGCGCGAAATCACTGAGCGGGTGGCCCATCGGTTGCAGGCTGCCATTGGGTTGCCTGTGTTCGTAGGCATGCGCCACTGGCACCCTTACATCCGCGAAGCGGTGCGCCAGATGGTGGACGAGACGGGCTTGCAGCGCATCGTCGGCATCTGCATGACCCCCCATTACAGCGAGATGAGCGTCGGCCTGTACCGCCAACGGTTGGAGGAGGCCCTTGCCGAGACGCATCGCGCGGTGGACCTGCGCTTCGTGCCACACTGGCACACGCAGCCTCACTACCTCGACGGCCTGGCCACTAGCGTGCTTGAGGCCCTGCAGCGGTTCCCGCCGGAAGCTCATGACCAGGTGAAGGTGATCTTCACCGCGCATAGCCTACCCGCCTCGATCCTGGCGAGAGGCGATCCATATGATCAGCAATTGCGGGAGACTGCACGGCTGCTAGCCGAACGGTTGGCGCTCTCGCCCGAGCGTTGGACGTTTTGCTATCAAAGCGCGCCCAAAGCTGACATACCTTGGCTGGGACCACCGATTGAAGAGGTGGTAGTCGAATTGGCTGATGCCGGTGAGCGAAACCTGTTGATCGCGCCTATTGGCTTCCTAGCGGATCACGTGGAGGTGCTGTACGACATAGACATTGCGGTGCGACAGCTCGCCCAAGCCCATGGAGCGCGCGTGGAGCGGGCCGAGATGCTTAACGACCGCCCGCCTCTGATCGCGGCCCTGGCCGATCTCGTACGCGTGGCTGTGCAAGCTCCCATGGCCGATGTGAGGGGAGGCAGCCCTCGATGA
- a CDS encoding chlorite dismutase family protein, with product MATQPQTFAQTSPEAGVQRPTRRQYVRFAFYKLDPAWRRLPPEEQIEHKRELVATIESFHRRMLLRSYSLMGTRADADLLLWQVAERIEPFQELATAIACTRMGGYLNIAYSFLSQTKRSIYEIRGAPGQDQDRLVIQPSEAKYLFVYPFVKTRAWYHLSLATRQGMMDEHIEVGRRYPSVKLNTTYSFGLDDQEFVVAFETDEPSDFLDLVQELRETEASLYTLRDTPLFTCVSMTLAEALDALGGPKIAQPRTAEEPTSQEIWVEVGALEGIPPGERKLVYLDGQQIALFHVDGTLYAVSNRCTHARGPLSEGDVSFDAQAGTCIVTCPWHSAQFDLATGKVVSGPASAPVPTYAVEVRNGKIFVRRPRAHSN from the coding sequence ATGGCCACCCAACCACAAACGTTCGCACAGACGTCGCCGGAGGCTGGCGTTCAGCGTCCCACCCGGCGCCAGTATGTGCGCTTCGCCTTTTACAAACTCGACCCAGCTTGGCGTCGCCTGCCGCCAGAGGAGCAGATCGAGCACAAGCGAGAGCTCGTTGCTACCATTGAGTCGTTTCACCGGCGTATGCTCCTTCGTTCGTATAGCCTAATGGGCACGCGCGCCGATGCCGATCTGCTTCTGTGGCAGGTCGCCGAACGCATCGAGCCATTCCAAGAGCTGGCAACAGCCATCGCCTGCACGCGGATGGGAGGATATCTCAACATCGCCTATTCCTTCCTCTCCCAGACGAAGCGTTCCATCTACGAGATCCGTGGCGCGCCTGGTCAGGACCAGGATCGGCTGGTAATCCAGCCTTCAGAAGCGAAATACCTGTTCGTCTATCCCTTCGTCAAGACGCGCGCCTGGTATCACCTGAGTCTGGCTACACGTCAGGGGATGATGGACGAGCACATCGAGGTCGGCCGCCGCTATCCCTCGGTGAAGCTTAACACCACCTACTCATTCGGCCTCGATGATCAGGAGTTCGTCGTCGCTTTTGAGACAGACGAGCCGTCTGATTTCCTCGACCTGGTCCAGGAGCTGCGCGAGACCGAGGCCAGCCTCTACACATTGCGTGACACACCCCTATTCACCTGTGTCTCCATGACCCTAGCCGAGGCCTTGGATGCGCTAGGCGGCCCGAAGATCGCCCAGCCCCGCACGGCAGAGGAGCCCACGTCACAGGAGATATGGGTGGAGGTGGGCGCGCTAGAGGGCATTCCGCCCGGCGAGCGCAAGCTGGTTTATCTGGACGGCCAGCAGATCGCACTCTTCCACGTTGATGGCACCCTCTATGCTGTTAGCAACCGCTGCACGCACGCTCGCGGCCCTCTGAGCGAGGGCGATGTCTCCTTTGACGCGCAAGCCGGCACCTGCATCGTGACATGTCCTTGGCACTCCGCTCAATTCGACCTAGCCACTGGGAAGGTGGTGAGCGGGCCTGCTAGCGCGCCAGTGCCCACCTATGCTGTTGAGGTGCGCAACGGAAAGATCTTCGTGAGGAGGCCACGTGCTCATTCCAACTGA